A section of the Eublepharis macularius isolate TG4126 chromosome 1, MPM_Emac_v1.0, whole genome shotgun sequence genome encodes:
- the WDR35 gene encoding WD repeat-containing protein 35 gives MFIYLSKKIAIPGNVRLRCISWSKDQGFIACGGEDGLLKVLQLETKTDGTKSKGLATPSNLSMNQTLEGHSGSVQVVTWNEQFQKLTTSDQNGLIIVWMLYKGAWYEEMINNRNKSVVRSMSWNADGQKICIVYEDGAVIVGSVDGNRIWGKDLKGTQLSHVAWSPDSKTLLFGMANGEIHIYDNQGTFMMKMKMNCLVNVTGAFSIAGIQWYPGTEGYVEPDCPCLAICFDNGRCQIMRHENDQNPILIDTSMNVVCIQWNHCGNVLAVAGFQKIAAQDKDVNLVQFYTPFGEHLRTLRVPGKQMSSLSWEGGGLKIGIAVDSSIYFANIRPDYKWGYCSNTVVYAYVRPNRAEYCVVFWDTKNNEKYLKYVKSLISITTCGDFCILATKADESQPQYVLILCNSIGTPLDPKYIDIAPLFVTMTKTQVIVASKEAFYIWQYRVAKKLTAMEINQVTRTRKEGRERICHVDDTSSGAADGILDYAKALQGTKDPICAITASDKTLIIGRESGTVQRYSLPNVGFIQTYSLNCLPYQLSLNCNSSRLAIIDVLGVLTFFDLDARIVDSKGQNVIGEQLKLERKDVWDMKWAKDNPDLFAMMEKTRMYVFRNLDPEEPIQTSGYICNFEDLEIKSILLDEILKNPEHPNKDFIINFEIRSLRDSRAFIEGVGIEESSQFIENNPHPRLWRLLAEAALQKLDLQTAEQAFVRYKDYQGIKFVKRLGNLKSEAMKQAEVAAYFGRFEEAERMYLDMDRRDLAISLRIKLGDGFRVLQLLKTGSGHADDNLLEQAHNAVGDYFADRQKWANAVQYYVQGRNQERLAECYYMLEDYQGLEDLANSLPENNKLLSDIAHKFVTVGMCEQAVTAFLKCNKPKDAVDCCVHLNQWRKAVELAKQHNMKEIGSLLARYGSYLLEKNKPLDAVKLYYKANYFFDAAKLMFKIADDEAKKRTKPLRVKKLYVMSALLVEQYHEQMKNTQKGKTKGKTSEATSALAGLLEEDVLSSDSRLIDNAWRGAEAYHFFILAQRQLYEGYVDTAMKTALHLRDYEDIIPAVEIYSLLAVCACANRAFGTCSKAFVKLESLETLSSEQREQYEDLALQIFTKHCPKDSKKSDLDGLLEEGEGKVPTCIATGRPITEYQFWICSACKHCAQAQEISNYNFCPLCHSSVA, from the exons atGGTACCAAATCAAAGGGACTTGCAACACCAAGTAATCTCTCAATGAATCAGACACTTGAAGGTCACAGTG GTTCTGTGCAGGTAGTAACTTGGAATGAACAGTTTCAGAAATTAACTACTAGTGATCAGAATGGACTCATCATTGTGTGGATGCTTTATAAAG GTGCTTGGTACGAGGAGATGATTAACAATAGAAATAAATCTGTTGTCCGAAGCATGAGCTGGAATGCTGATGGACAAAAAATTTGCATTGTATATGAAGATGGTGCTGTAATTGTGGGTTCTGTGGATG GGAATCGTATTTGGGGAAAGGATTTAAAAGGTACACAACTTAGCCATGTTGCATGGTCTCCAGACAGCAAAACTCTGCTGTTTGGAATGGCAAATGGAGAAATACACATTTATGATAATCAAGGGACTTTTATG atgaaaatgaaaatgaactgTTTGGTAAACGTAACAGGAGCATTCAGCATTGCTGGAATACAGTGGTACCCTGGCACAGAGGGCTACGTTGAGCCAGATTGTCCTTGCCTTGCTATTTGCTTTGACAATGGAAGATGCCAAATAATGAGACATGAAAATGACCAAA ATCCTATTTTAATCGACACCTCCATGAACGTTGTGTGTATCCAGTGGAACCACTGTGGGAATGTGCTGGCTGTTGCTGGCTTCCAGAAGATAGCTGCTCAAGATAAAGATGTAAACCTTGTGCAGTTCTATACTCCATTTGGTGAG CATTTGCGAACACTGAGGGTTCCAGGCAAACAGATGTCATCTCTCTCTTGGGAAGGAGGAGGCCTGAAAATTGGCATAGCGGTTGATTCGTCTATTTATTTCGCAAATATTCGGCCAGACTATAAG TGGGGTTACTGCTCTAATACAGTGGTTTACGCATACGTCCGACCTAATCGTGCAGAATATTGTGTGGTCTTCTGGGACACAAAGAACAATGAAAAGTATTTGAAATATGTCAAGAGTCTGATCTCCATAACAACTTGTGGGGACTTCTGCATTTTGGCAACAAAAGCTGATGAAAGTCAACCACAG TATGTACTGATTCTCTGCAATTCCATTGGTACTCCTTTGGATCCAAAATATATTGACATTG CACCGCTGTTTGTTACTATGACCAAAACTCAAGTGATAGTGGCTTCGAAGGAAGCATTTTATATCTGGCAATATCGTGTCGCCAAGAAGCTGACAGCAATGGAGATTAACCAAGTCACACGGACTAGAAAAGAAGGCAGAGAGAG GATTTGCCATGTAGATGACACTTCTTCTGGAGCAGCAGATGGAATACTTGACTATGCTAAAGCCCTTCAG GGAACAAAGGATCCAATttgtgcaataacagcatctGATAAGACCCTTATTATT GGACGGGAATCTGGCACTGTTCAGAGATACAGTCTTCCCAACGTTGGCTTCATTCAGACATATAGCCTAAactgtctgccctatcaactgtCTTTGAATTGCAACTCCAG TCGGCTTGCTATCATAGATGTCTTAGGAGTGCTGACTTTCTTTGATTTGGATGCACGAATAGTCGACAGTAAAGGGCAAAATGTAATAGGTGAACAACTCAAACTGGAACGCAAAGATGTTTGGGATATGAAATGGGCCAAGGATAACCCAGACTTATTTGCCATGATGGAGAAGACAAGAATGTACGTATTCAGAAACCTGGATCCTGAG GAACCTATTCAAACATCTGGATACATTTGCAACTTCGAAGATTTGGAAATTAAATCCATTTTATTGGATGAAATATTGAAG AACCCTGAACATCCTAATAAGGACTTCATCATTAATTTTGAGATCCGATCCCTTCGAGATAGTCGAGCATTTATTGAAGGAGTAGGGATTGAAGAGTCTTCTCAGTTCATAGAAAACAACCCACATCCAAGGCTTTG GCGTTTGCTGGCTGAAGCAGCTCTCCAGAAGCTagatcttcaaactgcagaacaAGCATTTGTGCGCTACAAAGATTACCAAGGTATTAAGTTTGTGAAGCGCCTTGGTAACCTAAAGAGCGAAGCCATGAAGCAAGCAGAAGTGGCAGCTTACTTTGGTAGATTCGAAGAAGCCGAAAGGATGTATTTGGACATGGACCGAAG AGATCTTGCAATTAGTTTACGGATCAAACTTGGAGATGGTTTTCGAGTGCTGCAGCTTTTGAAAACTGGCTCAGGACATGCAGATGACAACCTTCTGGAACAAGCCCATAATGCAGTTGGAGACTACTTTGCTGATAGACAGAAATG gGCAAATGCAGTTCAATATTATGTGCAAGGCAGAAACCAGGAACGTTTGGCTGAATGTTACTATATGTTAGAAGACTATCAAGGCCTGGAGGATTTGGCTAATTCACTTCCAGAAAACAACAAGTTGCTTTCT GATATAGCCCATAAGTTTGTTACCGTTGGCATGTGTGAACAAGCTGTCACAGCCTTTCTCAAATGTAACAAACCAAAGGATGCAGTTGATTGCTGTGTGCATCTCAATCAG TGGAGGAAAGCTGTTGAACTGGCTAAGCAACACAATATGAAAGAGATTGGTTCCCTGTTAGCGAGATATGGATCTTATTTACTGGAAAAGAACAAACCTCTTGATGCTGTTAAGCTGTATTATAAAGCCAACTATTTCTTTGATGCTGCTAAGCTGATGTTCAAG ATTGCAGATGATGAAGCTAAAAAGAGGACCAAACCTTTACGAGTTAAAAAACTGTATGTTATGTCAGCTTTACTTGTTGAACAGTATCATGAACAAATGAAAAACACACAGAAGGGAAAGACAAAAGGGAAGACTTCAGAG GCTACTTCTGCATTAGCTGGTTTGCTTGAGGAAGATGTTCTTTCTTCAGACAGTCGCCTAATTGATAATGCTTGGCGAGGAGCCGAGGCGTACCATTTTTTTATTCTTGCCCAAAGACAACTCTATGAAGGCTATGTAGATACAGCCATGAAGACAG CTCTTCATCTGCGGGATTATGAAGACATTATTCCTGCAGTAGAGATCTACTCTCTGTTGGCTGTCTGTGCTTGTGCCAACAGAGCATTTGGTACCTGTTCAAAAGCTTTTGTAAAACTTGAATCTTTAGAAACTCTGAGCTCAGAACAAAGGGAGCAGTATGAAGACCTTGCGCTGCAGATATTCACTAAACATTGTCCTAAAGATAGCAAGAAGTCCGACTTGGATGGTCTTCTAGAAGA